GGTGCCCGATCCCGTTACTTTATGAGGACAACAACACAGGGAAAgtgaaatgaaaagaaaatccAAGGCAGCCGTGCATGTGCCCTGACCCGAGGGTCAAGGAGCGATGCTGTTAAAACCTCACTCTACAATAATTACCGGAAAGACCATAAAACAGCCATAAAgaaacctggggggggggggcattcttCATACcaaaataataaagtaataaatacCAGAGTAATAAATGACCAACCCTGCTGGTCATCCTGCCCTGACCTAAACCCGAACACTCACTAACCCtccgaaaaaacaaaaaaacagaaaatgaGCTCTAGATCTGGTCGACTGCTCCATACCTGAACCGGTCGTCTGCCTTCAGGACATCCATGATGGTTCCAGTTGGTGGGGTGAGGACCTTGTCCACAGTCAACATGCTGGCGAAGCGGCCCATCTTGTCGTGGGCTGCGATGCAGGCGTTCTCAACGCATAGGTTCTGGACAGAGACACGGGAACCAAGACATCAAGGTCAAACCACTCAGAGGTCATTCGTAGCTTCAGATGCACCCGATGAAGCGGATTGGTCGATTGACAGGTCTCTTGGCTCGTTGTACGTATTTTGCGTCAGATTAGGGTTATGTCTAGGGATGCAAATGTGAACCAATAGCTAACTTTATCTACATCGGGGTGTCAAAACATTGATGTATTGTTTTCCTCTTCAACCAGGTGTCCTTATGAATGCTAATGTTTGATTACTTGCAAATTGCAATGGAATTTTTTTCAATATCTTCAATAGTACATAATTATAATTTCACATTGGATATCAATCGATGCCTGTAAGGAGCCATGgtcaattaaaaatatataaacaggGGCCGATGTTCAGATCAGACGTGATATTGGCACAAgcaaataacccccccccccccccccaccccccccaaaaGACTGCAATCATTCAGACTTCAACAAGACTGAACACAACGAGAGGTAATAAAGGGCTAAGTAATGTAGTCTTTATTTCAGGCAATAACAAGTTGTCAAGTCTTTCCCTCAACTCCTTGTAAGGTTCTTTAATTCTGTCGCCAAAATAACATCCCAAATAAAGAGATGACGAAACAGGTTAGCTTAGAAAATGACACTCTAGGATAGGGGCCAAGATGATCGAGTACACAGTCTGGGGGTTATGGTCttcccagccaaaaggttcgGGGTTCATTCCCCAATGTCCGCTGCTTAACCTTAGAAGTCCTTTTGAATGAGATTCCAAACCAACTACCTGTTTCTTAATGAATGTATAAATAGGATTCACTGTACGTTTCTTTGGAAAACCAACATCTACTAAATAGTACAGTCCCTAGTACACTTTCTACCTTCTGCTCCATTGTGTACTTCAAGTATCAAGTATatattatctattttttttaaacccacTAAGTGGGTTTTTGGCCGGGTAACCTTCTCTTGTCTCTGCACTGCACTGTGGTGCGTCTCTTCCTGAAAGAGAGCTAAGGATCCCATCGTCTCAGAAACAAAGCAGTAGTGAGAGGCCAAAGAGGGGTCACGGCTGCTCCTGTGGTGAACACTGGTGTCCATTTTGTCATGCTTGTCGGTAAtaaaacacactcacccacacactgtagacccccacacacacacacacacacacacacacacacacacacacacacacacacacacacacacacacacacacacacacacacacacacacacacacacacacacacacacacacacacacactcacccacacactgtagacccccacacacacacacacacacacacacacacacacacacagacacacagacacacagacaaacacacacagagtctggAAAGGATTAGCAGCCTTGGGACAGAGGAAGTATGTTGTTGGCTGCAGTGCTCATTAATGAGTGGTAACACGATTCTCTCTGACGCCCAGGAGAGCCGTGAACAACGCGGAACCTCTCTTCTTGTGGGCTGCTACAACACAGTGCAGATCCCCGCACTGGGATTCTCCAACATCTTTAAAGCTATGTCCGCCTTCTGCTGGTTTCCTAAGCTTTAGGCATGAGCTTGAAATGTCTACTCTAGCTAGAGTGCATTGTAGCATCGAGGAGTAAGCAAGATGATGGAAGGCGCTAACCATAGCTAGGAAAATAGATACGAAGAAGGAAGCTACGCAAAAGGTAGCTTTGAAACGTTGAGTTCACCAAAAGAAAAATCaggattttcttttaaatattcaCTTAAATTGTCACATTACGATGCAATCCTTATCTTTTTCCagcattatataaaaaaatactagTTAATTTAATAAGCCTATCGGCTCGCAtctgaaagaagaaagaaattgTCAAATGGAAAAAAACGTGGGTTGGGTTTTATAGACCAAATTAAAGCCGTTGGTATGGCCGCCGCGCTGCTGAAGGAAATGGGTTCCTGCTCCGTCCCCTGGGCCTTGGCACATGAATCACCTATCTAATCAACGCTGAAACGGTAGACATGTGTAGATAATGAGCTTATTTCCACGGAAGAAGCTGCGTAATCAAAGCAGTTGCTtctaagataaaaaaaataatggaatAAAGCTtatgtcaaataaataaacaagcatATAATGAGACGTTCTTGGCATTGACACCACCAGGGTAACTGTGGTTCTTTGTGGTTCTGTTCCTGCTGGAGCTGAAATTCAAGGCACATGGTTATGGGGATGTGGATTAGAAGTAACATTTCACAGGCCACTTCAAAGTGTCTAACAGAGTTAAACCGTCCTCTAAAAATCCCAAAAGATTGATCAAGTTATGTCAATAAGGTTGGCCTTGGGCATACAAAAATACTTCTTTAACAGGTTACGGAAAAAAACGAACTGACCAACTCTTTCAACCAAAGATTGAGTTGCATGTGAATATGGTTTGAGAAAGTCCTACACAATTGTCAAATATGATTCAATGCCTGGACTGGTGTAgagtacatacagtatatacagtacagcCACACATTTTTTGTATTGTGCCTCAAGGTAAATGTAACTCTGTCATCAATAAAAATGTGAAATAAATGTTGTTAACGTCGGTAATCTAGCATCAGATGATTGAAGCAACTCACAGGACAAAGACAAACACCATGTCACCGTGACGATCAAAGTAGGTTATGTTGtctttcacatttacatttagcagacgcttttaccctAAGTAACTATTCCAAAGTAACAACCATccaatcacacattcacacagcgacgggggagtccaccatgcaaggcgacagccagctcatcgggaacagttagggtgagggttagggctagggttaggtgtcttgctcagcgACACCTCGATACTAAGCTAGAAGGAGCCTTGGATTGgcctagcaaccttctggttacaagcGCGACCTCCGGAGCCAAGTCTCCCCCAAGTCTTGTCTTCCAGTCTTTGGTTAACCAGACGGTTTCCTGTCGGCCATAATTCTCTCATTCATTTTTCTAGCTACctcataaagaaaataaatgaatgaatgacggAATAATTACCAATTCGACCACATCTAAAGGCTTGTCAGACTGATGCATAACATTACATCCACTCTTGGAAAGTCAGCCTTCCCAACGGGTTTCTGGCATCAGGAGAACGTCTTCCTGTTTGACTGACGATCAGTCAGATCACCAGATCTCACCAAATAACCCAGCAAACAAGCAAGTCTGTGAGAACAAGCCCAAAGTCCCTTACAATAAGCAGACGTCAACACTACAACCGATACTCCTGAGAAAGACAAAGGGCACCATTTCTCCTAAAACTGTCTACCGTTTCCAACAAGCATCAAAGACCGAGGACAAACCTAACTAGAAGCAGAAGAGGAACACCATCCAGGAGGGGTTTCGTAACGCAAGGGAAAGAAAGGGCGAGTCGGAGAGGAGgaaatacaaagagagagagagatagagggagagagaaagagggggatggAAATATGGCGATATGGAGAGATCGGGAGAAATGCAAACAGAGGGACAGAAAAACGAATGACTAATCCAAATGCACAGCTCGTCCTGTTGTATATTTTAGCCCCACTGGGTTGAAGTCTATTTCTGCAAATGTAACATGACATTGTGGTGATGGATCTGCGGTGAGGTTTCTACGTACGTTGCGGTACACGAACACCCTGAGCTTGAGCCCTCCTAGGGTGTCCAGCTCCTGTCCGTGGTAGAGAGACTTGGAGCTCAGCTGGGTCTTCAGGAGATGGTTGTTCATCAACTTCCTCATCTCTCCGTCCATCGTCATGCTCCCTAAAACCACACAGCATCAGGGGTTGGGATACATTCAGTTAGCACAACGTAGGGATAGGGTACATATGGTTAGCATCACATAAAGTTAGGGTACATAGGGTAAGCACAAAAGAGCTAGCTCGACATAGGGTTAGAGTATGGTTAGCACGACATATGGTTAGCACAGCATAAAGTTTGGTTAGATAGGGTTGGCACAATATAACAGACTAggatacacacaagcacacaaaaatgaagagagagagagagacacagggagagagagggagagagagagagacacacacagagggagagggagagagagagagagagagacacacagagggagagagagagagagagagagacacacagagagagagagagagagagagagtaaaggtTAAGCTAGAGGAGGGGGGCCGGACCTTTGAAGGCATCGTCCTGGGGGGCCAGCACGGTCAGGGCCTCGCTCCCAGACAGAAGGGGTCCCAGGCCGGCGTCCACAAACATCTGCTGGGCCTTGGTCACTGTGGAGCCCTCCATCAGCTCCAACAGGGTCTTAGCTAAAGAGAAGGACGAGACGAACCCGTTAAAGACGACACCCACTACCGCTACTGCTACTATCTACTATTACAACAAGCTTGTACTTCCAAGTACTTACTACTTCTGCTGAAGCAGTAACTTTCCCAGCGGAAAGGTacccggttcgatccccgaggCCTGCGGCCAAACCTCTAGGCTGCCTTTCCTAGACCCTCCCGCTCCGCACCACCGACCCCCCTGTTGTGACCGTTTTACGATGTCTGCACAAGGCCTTCACGTGTGGCAGTCTGCCCCATTTTGGAAGTGTTTTGGAGCAGGACATAGTGACATGGCGCTCACACCTGAGTCGGGGATGAGCAGCTCGTTGATGTAGTGGATGACGCCGTTGGTCCCCAGCTGGTCGGTCTTGGTGATGATGGCTTTGCCGTTGAGGGTCATGTGATCTCCGTCGCAGCCCACCTCCAGCACCGTGCCCTGCATGGTCTCCATGGGCATGCCCGTGACGATGGACTCGGCGCACTGCATGTGCTTGAGGATGTGGTAGTTGagcaggtctggggggggggggagtgtgcaaaggtgagtgtgtctgtttgtgtcgtTATTTGTTGTGTTCAGAAATCAGTCTTTGCTTATCTGGGCGTACCTCTTGGTGTAAATAATCAGTCTCTATTTACCGGATgtatgtgccagtgtgtgtgtgtgtatttgttgtatTCGTGCGTGATCAGTCAAAActgaatgtgtgtttgctttgtgtgcgtgcactgtCCAAtatgtgtacgcgtgtgtttgtgtgcactggCTTCAATCGGAAAACCAAACTATTCCCGGAGGAAGCAGCGCCACACTGTGCAGTGATGAGACGCaggcctccgccgccgccgtcacGGCTCTCGTCACCTCTCAGAGCCACGGGGTCTCCCAGGATGCGGTTCAGGGTGTCTGGGGGGATCTTCTCAAAGGCTTCGTTGGTCGGGGCGAACAACGTGTACTGGCCCTCACTCTCCAGCATGCTGGTCATCCCTGCAGCTGCCAAGGCCGtctacacatgaacacacacacacaagcacacacacacacacacacacacacacacacacacacacacatacatagcacTGAGACCACAGTAAGCTTACGCTTTTTTTGTCCTATGTCAATCTTAGGTCAGAAAATGCTTACAACCcaaaacctcacacacacacacacacacacacacacacacacacacacacacattgttttaaCCCAACATCTGCCACTAATAAAAATGTCTGAGTGAAGTTTGACAGTGGCTGCAAATCCTGAGTCAGTTCCTATTCTACGTTTATTTAGGGCCAATGCACATATATATAGTTGAGCCAGATTAtagccacaaggcttatttagATCTGTTGTCCAACCCTACTCAAGTATCAATAGCTTATATGCCAGCCTTTCCTTAACGATTGATAAAACAGAGCAATAAATGGCTGCTTGACTCGTCGACCGTTGATTGAGGGATCAACGGGTCGGAGAGTTGGTCGGTTGGGCAACACTCACGCGCAGCGTCTCCAGGTCGTCGTCGGTATCGATGAAGCTGTGGACGTTGTTGGAGATGGCTGTGATGACGCGGTCCACCACGTGCACTATCCCGTTGGTGGCGTGCTGGTCGGTCTTGATCAGCCGCGCGCAGTTCACCGTCACGATCTGCAGGAAAGAGCTATCGGGTCAGTATAGGGTCAGTCTGTCCATCGATTTGTTTGCCTGTATATCTATCGATTGGTCTACCTACCTAGCTATCGctaaatctatctatctatctatcaatttCTATATCCTTGTACCTCTCTTCCGATGTATCTATCCGTCTATCTTGGCTAAGCTCAGATGGTAGAGCGGGTttacttgtaaccggaaggttgctagtttgatccccgatgCCTCCTAAATGAGTGTCGAGGTGAGCTTATGcttccgacgagctggctgtagccttgcatggttgcgttggtgtgtgaatgaatgtatgtaagtcgctttggatagaagcgtctaAATGTATCCGTCAGGCTTGCTTGCTGTCTATCCAGTAATTTTGTCCGACTGGATATCGAT
The window above is part of the Gadus macrocephalus chromosome 10, ASM3116895v1 genome. Proteins encoded here:
- the tgfbi gene encoding transforming growth factor-beta-induced protein ig-h3 isoform X2; the encoded protein is MPGEKGCPAALPLVDIYNTLGVAGASTTQMYTDRANLKEEIDGPGSVTFFAPSNTAWSALPHEILDALVSNVNIELLNALHYHMVDRRLTSEDLKHGSSFTSMYQDFDVHIHHYPNGIVTVNCARLIKTDQHATNGIVHVVDRVITAISNNVHSFIDTDDDLETLRTALAAAGMTSMLESEGQYTLFAPTNEAFEKIPPDTLNRILGDPVALRDLLNYHILKHMQCAESIVTGMPMETMQGTVLEVGCDGDHMTLNGKAIITKTDQLGTNGVIHYINELLIPDSAKTLLELMEGSTVTKAQQMFVDAGLGPLLSGSEALTVLAPQDDAFKGSMTMDGEMRKLMNNHLLKTQLSSKSLYHGQELDTLGGLKLRVFVYRNNLCVENACIAAHDKMGRFASMLTVDKVLTPPTGTIMDVLKADDRFSLLTGALQTAGMTELMNQQKLLTVFAPTNDAFNTIPRPELNRLLQNSQGLSRLLRFHMGDGMLVSGGVTSHTRMQPLLGERLEMGMRNYTVYVNRVPVVEADLMATNGVVHAVDSIVKPLPPRVERAQSDGPAPRVRSASSRVRKARTSSRR
- the tgfbi gene encoding transforming growth factor-beta-induced protein ig-h3 isoform X1, producing the protein MPGEKGCPAALPLVDIYNTLGVAGASTTQMYTDRANLKEEIDGPGSVTFFAPSNTAWSALPHEILDALVSNVNIELLNALHYHMVDRRLTSEDLKHGSSFTSMYQDFDVHIHHYPNGIVTVNCARLIKTDQHATNGIVHVVDRVITAISNNVHSFIDTDDDLETLRTALAAAGMTSMLESEGQYTLFAPTNEAFEKIPPDTLNRILGDPVALRDLLNYHILKHMQCAESIVTGMPMETMQGTVLEVGCDGDHMTLNGKAIITKTDQLGTNGVIHYINELLIPDSAKTLLELMEGSTVTKAQQMFVDAGLGPLLSGSEALTVLAPQDDAFKGSMTMDGEMRKLMNNHLLKTQLSSKSLYHGQELDTLGGLKLRVFVYRNNLCVENACIAAHDKMGRFASMLTVDKVLTPPTGTIMDVLKADDRFSLLTGALQTAGMTELMNQQKLLTVFAPTNDAFNTIPRPELNRLLQNSQGLSRLLRFHMGDGMLVSGGVTSHTRMQPLLGERLEMGMRNYTVYVNRVPVVEADLMATNGVVHAVDSIVKPLPPRVERAQSDGPAPRVRSASSRVRKASVSRGFKNEDLFQKVMNSRSSRTMTQRQ